A single region of the Microtus ochrogaster isolate Prairie Vole_2 chromosome 2, MicOch1.0, whole genome shotgun sequence genome encodes:
- the LOC101985376 gene encoding zinc finger protein 431-like, protein MDIYHNAVTYDDVHINFTWEEWTLLDPSQKSLYKDVMLETYRNLTTIGYSWEDHNIDEHCQSSRRHER, encoded by the exons ATGGATATATACCAT AATGCAGTGACCTATGATGACGTGCATATCAACTTCACTTGGGAAGAGTGGACTTTACTGGATCCTTCACAGAAGAGTCTCTACAAAGATGTAATGCTGGAGACCTACAGAAACCTCACTACTATAG GATACAGTTGGGAGGACCATAATATTGATGAACATTGTCAAAGTTCTAGAAGACATGAAAGGTAA